The following is a genomic window from Babesia bovis T2Bo chromosome 4 map unlocalized Chr4_1, whole genome shotgun sequence.
AGTGGATTTCCGACAGTCAACAGCAGTAGCCTCATCAAAAGATACATCGGCAACTGATTcaacagctactacaaCATTTAAATAAAGAGACCGATTAATGTTGATCAGGCCCAAAATAGCATCAGCATACTCCTGAGCAAGAGGTGTCTCAACAGTTAGAGGCGTCGATGACTCGCTCACAGTAGCATTTGGGCGACTTATCCAAAGCGATGTGATAGGAGCCTGCGAATCATACGTGCAACCATCGTCGCCCAAAAAGTCTATCTGGTACCACCGAGAGTACACCCGGATTAAATAGGCACGAGGTGAAGCAAAAGATGATGCCATACCCTCACACCTAGATCACAATAATGTGCATCCCCTTAATGAGGCAGTTGTCGAATACAAAAATGCACAGAAACATAACACAAGCATTTATGGCATATACTACCACTCAAAGATATATAAAGAATAATCACACACAATCACTGCGATAGTATTAAAAATACAATATTTGATCTATTATCCTGAGATAGTGCCAGATTTTGTATTTGTCCAGCCATGCGAGATACATCTATGAACCAGGTGTGGGTGGCGCCCGCACGACGttcatatatttcatacTTAATAAATTATAAAAATGTACACAAAACCGGTTATTACATAAATTTATAGATGCGGATGCAATCAACACTAGCGCTTGACTAATGGCTACAACTTAACGTAACATAATTACTAATTCTACAATGCTGGTATAATGGATAGCCCTGAAATATCGCAGCATAGGTTTATACAAATGAGTGTAATTATTTATGTACTAATGGTTACATTTTTACATCAATGGAATCTTTAAAATTCTTCTGGAACTATACACACCGAGTATGTGTTGCAAGACAGAGGCAACAATAGAACCGTAACCACTCAAATATACACACCATCTTTTATAATTGCATgaataacaaaatgaagGGTTATTCAATTGGATATAATAGTTTAAAACAAATGTTAACTTTTTTTCGTGAGTGGCTAATGTCAACTTGATAAACAGCCTTCCGGCTTAAACGCCGGTGTACACTATAGTATGATGAGATGTATATTCTACGGTATGAAACAGTTTTTGTGTCATTATTTTCATGGCAAAGATGCTACTGTTTAACAGAATATATCgaaatgtgtataataatGAACGATGGGAGGGATGCCAAATAATCTACATTTTTCATGGAATCTACGCGCTTTAGAGCCTATATATAATCGCTGCAATACAAGCAACAGATATGTAAAGTGTCAGACGTCATGGCTGACAACTCAATGCAGTACTATGTTAGGTTGCGAATTTGATCACAATGATAAATGGCCATACCTTCGGAACACTGATTGTACCTTATACAATCTATGTTTCCAGACTCAATTAACTTGCCTACAAAGCAGACGGATGGTTTGGAATATAACAAGCAATCGTTCTTCAATTCACAATGCTTACCATAGTTCATGTTTCCCTACTTCGTCAACTCACGGCACCGTTAGGCAATACAATAGTGAGTCAAAAGATGATGAGTCAGCTTCACAGAAAAAGCATGCATATAAGAATGACCTTATAAAATCAGCAGAAACATACCATATCTTGCGGAATCTCAAACTAAATAAACCTGATGATTTCCAGGCCAGTATTATGTGGTGGATGAAAGGATATGTAAAATCATCCGGAGAtcatattataaaatacaatgaAGATGATCCCATTGATGGAGCAGTTGGAAGTGCTCTAGGAAGAGTAGCATTAGTAGTAGGAGGGTCAAAAACAGGCAAAACTACTAGCTACATGCTGGCGCTCTCTGACATAGTAAATCAAGAAAGGCATGACCTTGAAAAGTTCGGTCCAATTCGTGAtgaatatcgcaataagCTCATACTGAAAAAATCTATAAGTACAACCCATTACCACTCAAGAACAGATATGCCCAAAATACACGGTATACCGAAATTTGATTGGAATGCTCTAATAGTGCCGTTGGGTGTAGTATTAGTACCGCATAGAGAAATTGCTCAAGAATTGTTTGAACTGAGTTGCAAAATGCAGTTAAGAACAAGGTTGCTTGCAGGAGGTATGGGTAATAAAAAGGCTGCCTCTTTTAGAGGCGGATATGCCACCGTAACAAATGATAAGCAGTATGATAACATTGACCTGATTATATCAACACCAGAAATGTTAGTGCGTGTGTTGAACGGTGCTTATAATGATACTAGGATTGATATTAAATATCTGCAATTCCTGATCATGGAAGAAGCCGATCTCCTGTGCGACGGATTTTACTTAGAACAAATGAATGAAGTATTAAACATGATACATTCTTATAAATTGAGAACTATTTGCATAACAACTGCTAAAACTGACGCCCTAATGAACTACTTACAACACTCGCATCTAGATGGAAAGGGCGATATGCTGTCTCAAATTCAAATAACTCATCCAAAGAGTCATAGCGTTGGTCAAAACGTAAAGCAAATATTCACAGCAATTGCACAGGGTGACCCTGTGGATAGACTTATTGAAACCTTTGATGAGCTAGATGTACGAGTTGGTTCTGGAGGACCCAAAACATTAGTTTTTTGTAATACTGTTAAATGTTGTAAGTTCTTAGAACATACACTCAGTGACCGTGGATATAAAGTTGTATCACTTCACGGAGAAATGGGATATGGACAAAGAACAAAGGCAATTAAAGACTACGGAACGCGGAATAATATCCTTGTGGCTACGAACTTTGCCAGTAGAGGCATATTGAATAAAGAGGTAGATAACGTAGTCTCTTTCGACTTCCCGGATAACGTAGCAGAATATCTACACAGAGCTTCTAGGGTATCCACCAACGGTAAGAAAGAATAAACCTTCCCATATTAATGTAACAGGAACAGTGAACACTTTATTTagcaaaaaacatatacCAATGTTGAAAAATATACAGCGAATCAACACAGTTGACCATcaaatagaatatagaaaTGTAAGTGCAAGGGTCGCAAGGGTATTGCAACTACAGCTTGAATGGGATGCTAAAATAGCACTCAGGTAAGCAAAGAAATTCACTGTATCAAGTGGAATGCAGAAATAGGAAACTTAAAAAGGGTGGTAGAAAAGCCCTAAAACTACCACCTAGACGCAACATACTATCACCTGCAAACAAAAAGGCAATGAAGCGTTTCTACCTCAGAGAGAAAGCCATTAAGAAAGTACAACTCCTTCAAAAACGTGGTGTACTGCGTAAAGGTTATGGATTACCAAAGTAGGTCACATATTACTAAACACAAAGGCTTGTAGATGGCCTGATCGCGCAATAGAAGCAAGTGATAGTCAGGAATTTGTAAGAATGCAACGTTCCGCAGATGGTTTTCTGCAAATCATACCAAAACGAAGGTCACGCACAAAAACGATTGTACAGGTAGGCAGCACTTttacattatacaaatcCAAATTACAGGAAGGTGGTTATGATCACGATGCCATACCCATAAAAAATGCTCCTACATATCAAGAGGAAACAAAGTTGAAGCCTAGAAAACATCACCGAAATACACACTTTTCTTAACAACGGAACATTttattaataaatatatataatatgctTCTATAGGTATTAAGATTCCACACAAAAACTACTACCGCACATTAAACCAATCAAACGATTACACATGTGGATTTTCTAATACCTAGAAAGCATGTTTATACGTTTGGTTACTTCCAGTGCTAAGAATATAGCGTTCAATCAGGCGATAATTAACTGTCGCCGTGTGTCCGCCGAAAGCTTCAATCCTCTGACAAGATTAGTCAACGATCATTTTGAAGATAACATATTATATCGCGTTGATAGTGTAATCAACACACATATGTTTAGCTTAACGACTTACGACAGAAATATCAGGAGAATTGAACCATCCATATTGACAATTAATAACTGGCAGCTCTTATGCTGTGATTTAACAACCAAAGATATTGATCGCAATGCTTACAGATGTAGAAACAAAACAACCAAACTTGCCATCAAAAAAAGAAGACGTCGTATGGGAGAACGAGTCAGCTTGCGGTACCGTTAAAGAGATCTCAATGCTACCATGGGAACGTGTTATGTACAAGCGCCAGGCTTATCCGCCTAATTACGTGAGCAGTGATTTTTTACGAGGACTGAGCGAGAATGGGTCTAATTGCTATACCCTGTGGGATCTATGCCCAAAGACCATGATGTTAACGCAGCATTGCAGCACTATGCTGCTTATGGCACGCATGTTCCTGCTCATCAAGGATGACGTCATACCCCTGGAGTGAGTTTACAATGGGTATTACTCATAGAACATAGGTATGTAGAGGGCGCAGCAGTACTGGCTATTATTAGTTTTTGTATTGTGATGTACCTGACTAAGGCTACCCTAACTGGTATGATAATAAGTGTTGCTCATACCAATTTGCTTAGATCGATTTCAACATATCAGATTTGCATTTATAGTCCACTTCACATTGCAGGTAAATGAGTGGTGATGCGAACATAAAATTGTGCAGATACTTCAACCGGTGTTACAGACATTGACCTCCTCCTTCACATATGACACCATATACGCCTTAGCCATTATGGTATCGTTGATCAGCATTTTTACGCAAGACTATGGAATTACGGGAAATGAGGAAATATATGTAAAGAGTGCCGACACACTACCAATGAACTGTCTCATAGTAGTTGCCATTTTGATTTCCTCTCGTTTCGGATGTTCGCAGAAGGTAGCTAACGTTTATTGATAACTTAATACATATAGGCAACCGCGTACATGCAACTCTACGTGATGTATGTTGTTATTTATCATACTTATGGATCCAATAGGACATTCATGATGCTGCCCTTGCTTCAAAGATTCATGATGGTAAGGTACATCAATTCAGCTTGCAAAACCTAACAGACACACAATCACACCAAACTTGTTTATTTGATGACTCTGGGCATTATTATATTGACATCATGGTGCCTTTACTGCTATCATATCGCACTGGTTCCCGTATACATGTTAGGGTTAGTTGTCGGTCATTGTTAGATAGACATCGGCAGGAATATCATCGTAAATGTAATAGGCCCtcttgtgtatatatatgccCAGAAATACAAACGGTATGTTAGCGTGAAATCCGAATTTATTGATTATAGGAATGTATCTGGACCATGGAATCCCGACCAAGTCCCACATAATAGAAACTGTAACTAAACACACAGTTTTCTTACTAATAATTACCATGGTATTTGAAAAATCGCAAGCTACATGTAAATAGTAAGTCAACTGAAAAGGATGCGATAGTATGCTCATTAAATGTCCATCTTACCGTGTATTTGTTAACAGCTGCACACCAGACACGACGTCATATCACTGATAATCCATATGCAGCAGCACAAGTGTTAAGTTTCCGTCAGAAAGATTTTGCCAGTATGCCCTCAAGGTACTGAACTCGGAGCCAAAGACACACGAAGACCGAGCTGCTGTTACCTATACAAGTGAAGGGCCTATACTGAATGTGTAAGTTTTACTATTAAATTACACTTTATATCTGTAGAAACATAGATGCTGTTAACCCGCGGACGTTAAGGTTAAAAGTAAACACTTTCTACGAAACATGCTACCTAGTATCTTCCATACTTGAGGCGTTCCCAGAGAACGTATAAGGTATGTATTACCGCATGAAGATATGGAATCATCGTAGATCAAGATTCGACCACAGCAGGAGTGGTATTTATCTTTTCCTTAAGTTTTGACCACTTAGTATGTAGCTGGGTGGCATTGTGCATCAGATCGTCATAGCATTTCTTAAGATAATATGACCAATAATAGACTACCATCTTGTCAAAGGGTTCGTCAAATCCAACGTCTAAAAATGTAGTTTCCTCCATAGGTTGTTTAAGCAACTGCTGAGATGCACTGTTGTAACGGTTGTTGATGTAATCTAACTTTAACAATTGCAAATCATTTATAAAGTCCCGAACCcatatattgtttattGTAGTGCACGCTTCCTTATTCGTTTCGGTGTCCAATGCCACCAGATTGAAAGAACCTGCATCCATAGCTTGTTTGAAGTTATCCGCTACCACTCGACGAGCGTTCAGCATCATGTTTGTTATCAAAACATCAAATTGCTCTAAAAATTCATGGTTGGTATTAGCTCCGGTGTACCAATTATAATGACTGAAATCCGACAcatatagtggcaatgtgAAAGTATATTGATCACCCAGGGTCACACGAAAATGTGGCAGCATACCCAATGCCAAAAGGCAAATGATTTTTGTCGAATACATCGGGAAATATTATTTATGTAAAATACAACTATATTATCTAGATCCTAAATTTCATAAATCAAATGACAACTCCAATCTTGTAACCCTTGTTCATGAGTGATTATGTTCTTAAAATCAATCCTACTGTTGTTATCATGTGTTTAAAAAATGATCCGGTATGGTAGGCTCGATTTTTCCTCATATTTTCGAATGGTCAGAAATTTGTTTCCTTTTTCAGATGTACTTTTCGTGTCCGACAATTTGGAAGATGCATAATACCAGTGTTGCAGAAATGCAATATTGCTTCACGTAGCTTGCAGAtccatgttatataattGCAAATCTTTGGCGGCTTATAACATAGAATTTTACACTGTCACCACATATCATATCAGTAGAACTGTAATTCATATACATTGTTAAATTCGCTACAAAGTATAacaaacattatatattaacattttaTTGTGCGATTATATTAATTTTAACGTGTTAAATAACGAATGGTTGGTAGCAATGCAGAACCCAGCAACATTATAAAAATGGGTCGAACATTAAATGCATCAATAAGTAGATAAAGCCTACCAGTGGCTTTTACAGATGGTATATTGTCAACATTCCATGCAAGACGTTTAACTTCCGCCTCTAACAGAGCCATGCGCTTCTTTCGGTAACGGCTTAACTTCTCCGCCATATCAATGTATGTCATCCCAATGCAGTACTTTTccttttttatttttgCATCAACGGAATCTTTCTCAGTAAAATTACTGTGCGCATAGCCCAGCAACATTCGTTGTGCATAATGTAACATCTTCAGTGTCTGGAGATCTACCAACACCGTGTGGCAGCGAACGTAATCCTTAACCATTTGCTGACTCAGATAAAACAATACCCTGGGATATATTAAGTTTTCATTAATAACACGATACTCTTTGCGTAGCCGCATTATAAACTCAGAAACCTGATTTGTGAAACCAGTATAAAACGCTGTCTCGATCACTGGTTCAATAGTAATTTGTGGGTACTCCTTAACTTTTTCTAAGCCATCAGCTGGTACTTTGGGATcagtaccaatgttataATAGTCACTGGTACAAGCCAACATATTTGGGCAGCGCGGCCCAAACAGCAATATGCTGCTGGACGCATAATGAACCCCCAAAATGATGGTGTATAAAATTATGTACATTGCGTTGGTTTTTATTTTGATTTAGTATGATATAAAGAAACAAGTAAAAAGATCTACAACGATAAAGCAAAGGTGAATTTCATCAGACAAATGAAAGATCTATCCAATCAAGGAAAGATTTTTCCGTGGTACTAACATCTCAGGGCTCTTTACGGGCCACAAAGCTAAGCCGCATCCTACAGGACTATGATCGCTCGTAAGGAGAATATTTTTATCATTGGGTTGAACAGATGTATATGTTGTGTCATCAATTTGGAGGCATGTACGTAACTCTGGGATAGACCACTTTAAAACACGGTCAGTCCACGATGGAACACGATCCTTTACGTTGCCACCTTTGTACCAGTGTGTTTCATAAAGAGTATGGTAAGCGCTATCTGCCCAGTTATCTTTACTGTGGTCAGCCACATCTCTGTCATCACGCATCTTGTATGTTGGGAAAAAGCGTACAACGCCTTCCTCAAACTTCATGTCGGCGAACAATGAAGCTCCTCTGGAGTAGAATTCATCGTTGCAAAATAGCTCTTGTACATGGCCATTGTTTAAAAGCATTAATGCCTGTCGGGTAGAAATGTTAGATACCCTGAAGTTGAAATCACCGGTCCATAATATATGATGGAAAACATCATGTAGAGAACTCCCGGAGACACCGTAAACATAACACAGTTTTCCAATTACCTGTTTTATTGCTTTCTCTCTAGATTTGCGCCCCGTTGGTAGGTGGCACCCTACTACGCAAACTAGATGATTGTATACCTTCATCTGGAATGTAACCAGACCTTTACTCCTATTGATACGACTTATGGGTATGGATCTTGACGGACCCATCTCAACTATCTTTGAATCTAATAACTCCTTACGTATCCATACAGCGATGCTTGTGCTTTTCGTCTTTAGGAAGGCGCCATCGCCGTGACCAGATAGCTTGTCATTTTCAAGGGGTATTCTAACATAGTCTTCATTAGATTGCCGTAGCAAGTATTTAGTTATTGAAATGAACATACCACAAGATAGAGTTTCTTGTagtgatattatatagatatcatAACCCATGGGGATCCAATCGTTCAATGGCTCGTTGTCTTCTTCAGTGAGAGGTTTAAGCTGTATCGTAGATTGACGAAGTCGGATCAAAGGTGATTTAGAATGATTTACAGGAACCTTCCTTTCATTGATAGGGGGAAATGACGTTTTGCTTTTATCAAGCACAAAAAACCCGTTAGTATCAGTTTTTCTAGAGACATATTTGGGAACAATGGGGGATTCAACAAACACATCTTTTTGTGATGTATTATCTGCAAGCCGTCGTTGGATAGCATCCCTACGAGCCCTAACGAAACCGACATCTGAGTAGTTTATTGGCCATGAATCCTCATCACGCAAATCATGTTGTTTTGAAAGATCACGATTTCTATTAGGATTTAGTGAATATGAAACGTCATATGATTGTATACTGTTGGTTGTTGTATTTAGGTAAAACATATTTTCGTCACTTACAGTGCTCAATGCTACCTGTTCCTCTTTTGGTTTTGTACGGCtgtcattatataacaattttTTTGACTTATTaataaatgttatataacgtCTGTCAGAAAAAAGTTCGTCATCTTCGCTACCGTTTAATCTGCAATACGTTCTCTTACGAATATATCCTATTCCACCCTTTACATAAGTcacactgccactataaaGCTGGCCAACACGTTTGCAAAAAGAACCAATGACTCCGTACAACGCTTGAGCCGGACGATAGATGTGATTCGTCCAACGGTTCTCATTATCGGATGTTGGTTTGAGTGTTACTGATTCGTCTGGATCTTGGTATGCACAATTCCACGTACCAACAAAAATCCTAATAGGGCGTGCGGAGAGATCACGCTTATCATCATCATtttgattttttaaaatagaaGTATTTCGTTTAAACTTTCGTTGATGTGAATATGTGGAATTCAAGTTAACAccaatgtttttatttgATTGATTGTAATTTGATATTCTTATACGATTTAAAGCATTGGTATACATATGAAATGGTGTTATTTGATTTTCCGATTTACAGTCAGAATCATAGAAAGGGGGATCGTCATTGACAAACACCATCGCAGATATAACTTGAATTTTGTCATTTGTTCAAATTCATTACAACAGTCATAAGATGTTAAGTGGCTACACATGTGATTTCAATCTAAAATTATTATATTGACATACGAAGTGGTGGCACTAATGAACTCATGGTGTCTACATTGAATAAATACTCTACAAAACAACGATACCACCCATCGTAAGTGAACTATCATGATGAGAATATGCGTTATTCATGCGACAAAAGTGGCATATCCTAAGTATCTGCTGTACATAAGATGCCACGAGGATTGTGACCATGTCTCAAGAAACAGATCGAAGAACCGCTGTACACTAAGCGTCACCATGAGCTAACAATAAAACGGCTCAATTCAATACTAACCTTTATTTATGCAACAAGCCTGAAAAGGCGGTAATCCATTGAGCCATGAAAGGgcatataaaaataataatTAGCACCCGGTTTAAAGAACAAACTGAATAAATACTACCCAGATAATTTATGTGtagaacatatataacataacGAGTCAGTTATGCACCTTAAAAACAAAAACCGCAAATTATGCTATTGGAAATAATGTATAAACAACGACACAATTCATATCTTACCGACATAATCATTGAAAAAACTGCACAGGGTGGTCTGTTCAGATGTTATCAGCTAGATGTGTAACTTTTACCTCAGTTCCATGTGGCCTTTTCGTTCAAGTAGATGGGCTCCGCTACCCCTATCAATAGGCATATCATACCGATGGAGTTATCATGTAAATGCTAGTAACGATATTTAtttacaaaatataaatgctTAAAATATGGAAGATTGTGAAAATCCAGGGAGTTCTGTAACTCGCCTGGGTGAACGATTACAAAGTAAGCGTATTATCAATCTAGGCGCGGTTACACGTGAACGTCGACTGGTTTCATTAAGGACACTTAGACAGAATGTCGTAGAATCAAAGCGAACGGCATTTCTTGATAGGTTGATGAGAGCATTTACTGATACTAGTGACGATTCCGTAATAGACGACATTCCAATTGAAACAGATAACAACAGTATCACAACCATCAAATCCTTAGAATCTATTGAATCACCTTTGCAAGATTCATATGATGATCTCTTTTTTGAGATATTGTCAGAAAGAAATAAACAGAACTACCGAAATGTAATGGGTATATTAACCGTACATGAATTTCTTCTAGCCACAGAAATGGTAATACGGGAAGAAGCTATCGCACTTAAGAATAGCCTAATGTTTGTTCGACCCGAAGGGTCACGTGTGCTAATCATAGTTGTTAATAACCGGGCAAGAGTTTATAGAAAAAATGGGTTCAAATGTACCACTTTCAAGGTAGCATTTACGAAAGGTCCGACTGTTCTCGATTGTATTGTTAACGATATTGGATACGAGAAAAACAAACACGGCTACAACATGAAGTACTACGTTCTGGATGTGCTGGTATACAATGGCTATTCGATGGCCCATTCTGATACAGAATGCCGCACGTTCTTTATTAAGAGCAGGTATTTTATTAATGCTCTTTCATATATGATTTTTATTTAGGCTTGAAGAAGCAGGGTCACAATATTGTAATCCCAGTTTTGTCATGTTGACCTACAACGAATGCACTCCTGAAAACATGCGCGATGCATATTATCAGTAGGTTTTATGCTGATCTATACCAACATGCATCAGATTGAAAACCTTAGATTATGAAACGGACTCCATAGTCTTTGTAGATCGTGCAGCTAATTACGTTGGTGGTTACAATCCAAATTGGCTATGCTGGAGAGACGCGAATACCTCAAAATACTGTACAATGTCACGGCCTGGGCCAATACACGCTCGTATAATATACAATTCGAAAAGTAAATCGCTGAAGACACTAGATGACATTGATCTAGGGCCTTCTCCTCATTGGATAGAATACGATCACGACAAGGTCCTCAAGTAAGTTATACCTCGATGGATGAATCATGTGGATATAGGGTGTTGATAAAAAATGTCAACCTTTCTAACCTATCTATAGAGGAAATTTCCCTGTCTCCAGATGCGACAAATCCCACTAGATTGTCAAGAATGAACCTAGAGACTGCAGATTCGCATAGGAAAATAATCAGAAGGTTCATATTGGAGAACCAAACAGACCCCAATCCAGAAGATTCATACAATCGATTAATAGACGCCGTAGAAGCCGTCGATTATTAATCATCTGATGATATCAAATGAATCGTAATCAAAATCTCCAGTCTTTTCACTCATGGCAAAATCACATGATTTAATTTCCGAATTAGGAGATCCTACCTTTTCTAGAAATTGGCGAAATGCATTCATC
Proteins encoded in this region:
- a CDS encoding Transcription factor Pcc1 family protein, encoding MVFEKSQATCKYSTSVKFPSERFCQYALKVLNSEPKTHEDRAAVTYTSEGPILNVNIDAVNPRTLRLKVNTFYETCYLVSSILEAFPENV
- a CDS encoding Helicase conserved C-terminal domain family protein — its product is MGGMPNNLHFSWNLRALEPIYNRCNTSNRYVKCQTSWLTTQCSTMLGCEFDHNDKWPYLRNTDCTLYNLCFQTQLTCLQSRRMVWNITSNRSSIHNAYHSSCFPTSSTHGTVRQYNSESKDDESASQKKHAYKNDLIKSAETYHILRNLKLNKPDDFQASIMWWMKGYVKSSGDHIIKYNEDDPIDGAVGSALGRVALVVGGSKTGKTTSYMLALSDIVNQERHDLEKFGPIRDEYRNKLILKKSISTTHYHSRTDMPKIHGIPKFDWNALIVPLGVVLVPHREIAQELFELSCKMQLRTRLLAGGMGNKKAASFRGGYATVTNDKQYDNIDLIISTPEMLVRVLNGAYNDTRIDIKYLQFLIMEEADLLCDGFYLEQMNEVLNMIHSYKLRTICITTAKTDALMNYLQHSHLDGKGDMLSQIQITHPKSHSVGQNVKQIFTAIAQGDPVDRLIETFDELDVRVGSGGPKTLVFCNTVKCCKFLEHTLSDRGYKVVSLHGEMGYGQRTKAIKDYGTRNNILVATNFASRGILNKEVDNVVSFDFPDNVAEYLHRASRVSTNGTVNTLFSKKHIPMLKNIQRINTVDHQIEYRNVSARVARVLQLQLEWDAKIALRNRKLKKGGRKALKLPPRRNILSPANKKAMKRFYLREKAIKKVQLLQKRGVLRKGYGLPKWPDRAIEASDSQEFVRMQRSADGFLQIIPKRRSRTKTIVQEGGYDHDAIPIKNAPTYQEETKLKPRKHHRNTHFS
- a CDS encoding snurportin-1, producing MEDCENPGSSVTRLGERLQSKRIINLGAVTRERRLVSLRTLRQNVVESKRTAFLDRLMRAFTDTSDDSVIDDIPIETDNNSITTIKSLESIESPLQDSYDDLFFEILSERNKQNYRNVMGILTVHEFLLATEMVIREEAIALKNSLMFVRPEGSRVLIIVVNNRARVYRKNGFKCTTFKVAFTKGPTVLDCIVNDIGYEKNKHGYNMKYYVLDVLVYNGYSMAHSDTECRTFFIKSRLEEAGSQYCNPSFVMLTYNECTPENMRDAYYQLKTLDYETDSIVFVDRAANYVGGYNPNWLCWRDANTSKYCTMSRPGPIHARIIYNSKSKSLKTLDDIDLGPSPHWIEYDHDKVLKVLIKNVNLSNLSIEEISLSPDATNPTRLSRMNLETADSHRKIIRRFILENQTDPNPEDSYNRLIDAVEAVDY
- a CDS encoding Phosphatidylinositol N-acetylglucosaminyltransferase family protein, which encodes MLTDVETKQPNLPSKKEDVVWENESACGTVKEISMLPWERVMYKRQAYPPNYVSSDFLRGLSENGSNCYTLWDLCPKTMMLTQHCSTMLLMARMFLLIKDDVIPLEYVEGAAVLAIISFCIVMYLTKATLTDRFQHIRFAFIVHFTLQILQPVLQTLTSSFTYDTIYALAIMVSLISIFTQDYGITGNEEIYVKSADTLPMNCLIVVAILISSRFGCSQKATAYMQLYVMTFMMLPLLQRFMMTHNHTKLVYLMTLGIIILTSWCLYCYHIALVPVYMLGNIIVNVIGPLVYIYAQKYKRNVSGPWNPDQVPHNRNCN
- a CDS encoding putative integral membrane protein, yielding MLACTSDYYNIGTDPKVPADGLEKVKEYPQITIEPVIETAFYTGFTNQVSEFIMRLRKEYRVINENLIYPRVLFYLSQQMVKDYVRCHTVLVDLQTLKMLHYAQRMLLGYAHSNFTEKDSVDAKIKKEKYCIGMTYIDMAEKLSRYRKKRMALLEAEVKRLAWNVDNIPSVKATGRLYLLIDAFNVRPIFIMLLGSALLPTIRYLTR
- a CDS encoding Endonuclease/Exonuclease/phosphatase family protein, which encodes MVFVNDDPPFYDSDCKSENQITPFHMYTNALNRIRISNYNQSNKNIGVNLNSTYSHQRKFKRNTSILKNQNDDDKRDLSARPIRIFVGTWNCAYQDPDESVTLKPTSDNENRWTNHIYRPAQALYGVIGSFCKRVGQLYSGSVTYVKGGIGYIRKRTYCRLNGSEDDELFSDRRYITFINKSKKLLYNDSRTKPKEEQVALSTVSDENMFYLNTTTNSIQSYDVSYSLNPNRNRDLSKQHDLRDEDSWPINYSDVGFVRARRDAIQRRLADNTSQKDVFVESPIVPKYVSRKTDTNGFFVLDKSKTSFPPINERKVPVNHSKSPLIRLRQSTIQLKPLTEEDNEPLNDWIPMGYDIYIISLQETLSCGMFISITKYLLRQSNEDYVRIPLENDKLSGHGDGAFLKTKSTSIAVWIRKELLDSKIVEMGPSRSIPISRINRSKGLVTFQMKVYNHLVCVVGCHLPTGRKSREKAIKQVIGKLCYVYGVSGSSLHDVFHHILWTGDFNFRVSNISTRQALMLLNNGHVQELFCNDEFYSRGASLFADMKFEEGVVRFFPTYKMRDDRDVADHSKDNWADSAYHTLYETHWYKGGNVKDRVPSWTDRVLKWSIPELRTCLQIDDTTYTSVQPNDKNILLTSDHSPVGCGLALWPVKSPEMLVPRKNLSLIG